The Hymenobacter oligotrophus genome segment CAAAAACTCGCCGCGCGTGGTGGCTTCGCGGCGCTCGTCGCCGAACAGCACCGTGCCGGCCGGCCGCATGGCCGATAGCGCCCGGCCTACTTGCCCCGGCTCAACACCCGCGGCGCGGCGCACATCATCCACGCGGGCGGTGTTGCGCTCGGTAAGCGCGAACTTATTGACGGACTGCGGCCTGAGCCCGTACCACACCACCACCACCGTAAGCACCAACGAAGCGCCAAGGATGATGTGGCCCGTAGTGGAACCTAGGTCGCGGTAGCTCAGCCAGATGCCTACCGTGAGCAGAATGAACCCGGCCAACCCCACGATGGTGGTGCCCGGAATGAGCAACACTTCGGCGGCCAGAAATGCAGCGCCGAACACAAGCAAAACAACGATCAGAAACCAATCCATGGGAGCGGGGTGAGATGCCTACCGGAAGATACGCACAAAGCACCTAGGCAGGCCTAGTTAGCTATTCTTCCGTAGCTTTTCGCGCAGCTCAGCGTGTTTTTATGTTAGCCGAAGCCCTAGGTCAAGTCCCGTATTTTGGTGCCCGCGAGGTAGAGGCGCTGGTGGCGGCTTGGAACAAGCCCATTACGCTGCGCCGCGGCGAGAACCTGGTGCAGCACGGGCAGGTAGAGCGCAACCTGTACTTCGTGAAAAGCGGCTTGCTGCGCATTTACTACCCTACCGAAACCGAGGAAATTTGCGTGGGCTTTGCCTACGCGCCCAATGTGGTATGCTCGTTCCCGTCTTTTGTGCACGGCACGCCTTCGGAGTATTGCATTCAGGCGCTGCGGCAAAGCGAGCTGCTGGGCATCAGCAAAAACGACTTTACGGCCCTATTGGAGCTGCTGCCCAACATTGCCCGCTTTTGGCGCGAAGAGCTGGAGAAGGTGCTCGTGGGCCGCATCGATCGGGAAATTGATTTACTGCTGGCCGAGCCCGAACGCCGCCTGGAAAGATTGCTGCGCCGCAGCCCGCACCTCTTTCAGTTGGTGCCTAAAAAGTACATTGCCTCGTACCTGCGCATGACACCCGAAACGCTCAGCCGGCTGCGCTAAATCTTGCGTTCAATCAAGGTTTTGGGGCAGGAGGGAAGGCCACCTTTGCACAAACGCAAAAGCCATGAACGCCAACACCTTTCTTCAGCAACTGCAAGCCGCGGTGCGCCGCCTGCAGCAAACCACCGAAGCCGAACTAGCGCCGCTTTCGAGCGAAGCGCTTAACCACAAGAGCAACGCCCAAAGTTGGAGCGTGCTCGAGTGCTTGGAGCACCTCAACCGCTACAGCCGCTACTACCTGCCGGCTTTCGAGCAGGCCATGCAGCACCCGCGGCGGCCCGGCGCCACTGCCGAAGTGGGCTACAGCTGGCTGGGCAAGAAGTCGCTGGAAGTGGTGCGGCCCGGCAACGGCAAAGCCAGCAAAACCGTGAAGCACATGAACCCCGCGGGCAGCCAACTAAGCCGCGGCGTGCTCGAGGAGTTTTTGCAGCATCAATCGCGCCTGCTGGCCGTGCTGGCCGCCGCCCACACCGCCGACCTCAACCGCAAAGCCGTGCCCGTGGAGTTTTTCCGGCTGTTGAAGCTGCGTTTGGGTGAGGCGTTGGAGTTTGTAGTGCTGCACGAGGAGCGCCACGTGCAGCAAGCCCAGCGTGCTGCCAAGCAAGCCCAAGCCGCCGCACCAGCCTTGGTGGTGTAGGTGCTGGCACCACGTGGCCAACCCAGCACCTAGGGCCCTGCGTAAGCGGCAGCATGATGCAACAACGCGAAGTAACCGACCAAGACAACACCACCTGGACGTGCGTGCAAGCTTACGCCGGCGTGGATAGCCAAGCCGCCGCCGAAGCTACCGAGCGCTCCGCAACCGATGAGGGCGCCGTGCCCGTGGTGTGCACGCCTAGCGGCGGCGCCCAAACCGTGCGCCTCGAGCTGCAAAAAGACTGGCTCGAAAACCTTTCCGACGAAGAACTGGTAGCGGCCATTGCTGCCGAACGCTAAGCCACCCTCGAGTACCTAGGGAAAAACAGAACGGCGCCCCTGCTACCGAAGCAGGAGCGCCGTTGCCGTTGGTAAGCACATAGGGCTAGTACGCGCGGGCAAAGTGGGCGCGGCGCGTCGAGGGCTTGCCGGTTACAATGCACACGCCTTCTTCGTCGGGCTCGGCCAGGGCCAGGCACCGGATGGTGGCCTTGGTTTCTTCCTTGATGCGCTCTTCGGTTTCGGAGGTGCCGTCGTAGTGGGCCAGTACGAAGCCGCCTTTGCCGTCGAGCACCTGCTTGAACTCCTCGTAGCTTTCCACACGGGTGGTGTGCTCTTCGCGGAAGCGCAAGGCCCGGCGGTAAATGTTCTGCTGAATGTCCTGCAGCAGCTGGTCGATGCTGCTCACGATGTCGGCCAGCGGCAGGTTCATCTTCTCCTTGGTGTCGCGGCGAGCTACCTCCACGGTGCCGTTGTCCAAGTCGCGGGCACCTACGGCCAGGCGCACGGGTACGCCTTTCAGCTCCCACTCGGCAAACTTAAAGCCCGGGCGCTCGGTGTCGCGGTCGTCTACTTTCACCGAGATGCCGCGCGCAATCAGGCCCATCTGAATGGGGCGGATGCGCTCCAGCAGCTCGTCGAGTTGGCCGGTTTTGTAAATCGGCACAATCACTACCTGAATCGGCGCCAGCTTGGGCGGCAGCACCAGGCCTTCGTCGTCGGAGTGCGCCATTACCAGGGCACCCATCAGGCGCGTGCTCACGCCCCACGACGTACCCCACACGTGCTCGAGGCCGCCTTCTTTCGTCTGAAACTTCACGTCGAACGCCTTCGCGAAGTTCTGACCCAAGAAGTGCGAAGTGCCGGCTTGCAGTGCCTTGCCATCCTGCATCAACCCCTCGATGCAGTAGGTTTCTACGGCACCGGCGAAGCGTTCATTCTCTGTCTTCACGCCCTTTACCACGGGCAGCGCCAGGTGCTCTTCGGCAAACTCGGCGTACACGTCCAGCATTTGGCGGGTTTCGGCCAGGGCTTCGGCGTCGGTGGCGTGGGCGGTGTGGCCTTCCTGCCACAGGAACTCGGCCGTGCGCAGAAACAGGCGCGTGCGCATTTCCCAGCGTACCACGTTGGCCCACTGGTTGATGAGCAGCGGCAGGTCGCGGTAGCTCTGAATCCAGCCTTTGTACGTGCTCCAGATGATGGCCTCCGAGGTGGGGCGCACCACCAGCTCTTCCTCCAGCTTGGCGTTCGGGTCGACGCGCAGTTTACCCGCGTTGTCGGGGTCGGTTTGCAGGCGGTAGTGCGTCACTACGGCGCACTCTTTGGCAAAACCCTCGGCGTTTTTCTCCTCGGCTTCAAACAAGCTTTTGGGTACGAAGAGCGGGAAGTAAGCATTCTGGTGGCCGGTGCGCTTGAACATGTCGTCCAGGGTGCGCTGCATTTTTTCCCAGATGGCGTAGCCGTAGGGCTTGATGACCATGCATCCCCGCACGGCGGAGTTTTCGGCAAGGCCGGCGCGCTTCACCAACTCGTTGTACCACAGGGAATAATCTTCGCTGCGCTTGGGCAACTGTTTGCTCATATCGGAGTATCTTAGAGAAGGAGAATAGTTACCGGTTTTGGTACAAGATTTGAGAGTAAAAACCGGGCACCGTTTCGGCCCAAAAATACGTTATTAAAACGGAGCATTCCGCTCTCCCACGGGCGCGTCGGCGCAAACAAGCCAACCCCACGCTCGTTCTTTTACTTACCGGTCCTTACCTTTTCTGCGCACGCTGCCATGAAACATATTCCTGCAAACCTAGTGCCCGCCTTGGCTCTGCTTACGCTAGGTGGCTGCACGGTCGTACGAACGACCACTACCACCGAGCCGGACGGGGTATATTATTCATCGAAGGACCGGACCACCGAAATCGTTACTGCCTCGACGGAAACCGGGCCTGCCGACCTAGGAGCTGCAACCTCCTCCGACGACCCCAACGCTATAGCCAACCCGGAGTACCGCGACGGCACCGCCCGCCCCCGCGGCGGCGCCTCCAGCGAGTATTACGCCGATGACTACGACTATTCGTACTCGGCCCGCATCCGGCGCTTTCATCAGCCCAGCTACCGCGGCCTGGGCTTGGGTTATTACGATTACGCTTATACCGATTATTACTGGTACAACCCCAGCCCGTTTTACTATGGCTACGACATTTACGGCCGGCCTTGGGGCTACGACCCCTTTTGGGGGCCTAGCTGGTCGGCGTGGGGCGGGCCCGCCGTCAGCATCAACCTAGGGTGGGGCAACCCTTGGGGCGGCTACTACAACCCGTACCGCCCGTGGGGCTGGGGCGGAGGCTACAACCGCGGTTTCTACGACGGCTATTA includes the following:
- a CDS encoding NfeD family protein, with protein sequence MDWFLIVVLLVFGAAFLAAEVLLIPGTTIVGLAGFILLTVGIWLSYRDLGSTTGHIILGASLVLTVVVVWYGLRPQSVNKFALTERNTARVDDVRRAAGVEPGQVGRALSAMRPAGTVLFGDERREATTRGEFLAAGAAVRVLGIEQNRIVVAAA
- a CDS encoding Crp/Fnr family transcriptional regulator, with protein sequence MLAEALGQVPYFGAREVEALVAAWNKPITLRRGENLVQHGQVERNLYFVKSGLLRIYYPTETEEICVGFAYAPNVVCSFPSFVHGTPSEYCIQALRQSELLGISKNDFTALLELLPNIARFWREELEKVLVGRIDREIDLLLAEPERRLERLLRRSPHLFQLVPKKYIASYLRMTPETLSRLR
- a CDS encoding DinB family protein; translation: MNANTFLQQLQAAVRRLQQTTEAELAPLSSEALNHKSNAQSWSVLECLEHLNRYSRYYLPAFEQAMQHPRRPGATAEVGYSWLGKKSLEVVRPGNGKASKTVKHMNPAGSQLSRGVLEEFLQHQSRLLAVLAAAHTADLNRKAVPVEFFRLLKLRLGEALEFVVLHEERHVQQAQRAAKQAQAAAPALVV
- the proS gene encoding proline--tRNA ligase; this translates as MSKQLPKRSEDYSLWYNELVKRAGLAENSAVRGCMVIKPYGYAIWEKMQRTLDDMFKRTGHQNAYFPLFVPKSLFEAEEKNAEGFAKECAVVTHYRLQTDPDNAGKLRVDPNAKLEEELVVRPTSEAIIWSTYKGWIQSYRDLPLLINQWANVVRWEMRTRLFLRTAEFLWQEGHTAHATDAEALAETRQMLDVYAEFAEEHLALPVVKGVKTENERFAGAVETYCIEGLMQDGKALQAGTSHFLGQNFAKAFDVKFQTKEGGLEHVWGTSWGVSTRLMGALVMAHSDDEGLVLPPKLAPIQVVIVPIYKTGQLDELLERIRPIQMGLIARGISVKVDDRDTERPGFKFAEWELKGVPVRLAVGARDLDNGTVEVARRDTKEKMNLPLADIVSSIDQLLQDIQQNIYRRALRFREEHTTRVESYEEFKQVLDGKGGFVLAHYDGTSETEERIKEETKATIRCLALAEPDEEGVCIVTGKPSTRRAHFARAY